Within Williamwhitmania sp., the genomic segment AGCAAATCGACTGGCAAAACCCTAACCTGTCTTACGAAAGGGTTGAATTTGCTTGATACATCAATAAATGGCTTTTCGTAGCTAATACCTGACGCAGTTAGCTTATCGTTTGAGTGATAGAATACTCGAATGCGTAAAGGTTTATCAATGTTTTTTAGATCGGTGCAAACTACACTGTCAAGCACCCAGTATGCTTGGTCCACCAGCATTTGTTGATTTATGTAGTCATCCACACTAGGACGTTTGCTGATGCTCTTTCTTGCTGCAGCAGCCTCGTAACCTGATTTGCTAATTTGAATGGTCATTTTTTTTACTTCACCACCAAGGGATATTTCAGTCACGACGTCCTGCTTCTGTTTTGCATTGGATGGCAGAACAATATCCTCCCATGTTGGCGTATCCGATTTGATTATAAGGGCAGACGTGTTTAGTATGTTTATGTTGGGCAGGTCATAAGGTCTGAATGGGTCGGTACAGTCTACGAAAAGTGTTTTCCCCTCTAAGTTAACGGCAACAACCATATCGGTAAATTCTTTCAATACTGGGTAGAGTTTGCTAATCTTCCCATCTCCTTTCAGCTTAAGGATGGCCGGGTTACAGTCGAGCCCTGCCTGCTTTAGCATGATTTCCAAAAGCAGGTTGATTGTTCCACTGCTGCCGGTGTGACTCTCTAGTAGTTCTGGAAGAGTTTCTGTTGGCGAGTATGAGTAGGTGTTATTCCATTTGAAGTTATTAGTAACATATTGGTAGATTTTTTCAACCTTTTCTTCATTGGTAGTCGATCCCGCTGTAAGCGAATCTATGATTCCTTGAAATGTATACCCCAGCTTAAAGTAGTCGTCATAATGGTCTTTAATAAGCTTTTTTGATAACTCTCCCCACGTTCTGAGGTAAGAGGTATAACCCTTTTTGTCAGTCTCAATCTCATCGGTATAGTCCTCATGAATGCCGGCTAATTGCAGTATCACATGATCGGCGTAGTCACAAGATGCCGCACTATAGGGCTCATCGGTGAGCGCAGGAAGAGAATCTAATGACCAAATGTTAGTGGGTGTAGAACCATACTTCTGAAGCAAGCGAACACCACGCTGAATCACATTAACTTTAAGCGCTTCGTGAATATTTGCTCTAAATTCACTGTGAAGAGTGGGTAGCAAATTTTCAAAGTCCCAGTTGATCAAAGAGACGTTATAGTCAGTTAATATTCTGTAGTAATATTCAATAATGGTTCCGACCTTAACATTTGGGCAAGCAACTCTCATTTCCCTCCAGTGGTCATTAACGTCAACCATATGAAAATCGCCTGACTTTGCCACAGAAGTTACAACTTTCCCATTTTCATCTAAGTTGAACGATTCAACTTTAATCTCAGAAATATATTCTCTGAAATGCTCCTGCTTTCTCAACCTTATAACAATATTACCAAGGTTGACGGCTTCAGGGCTTAAAATCTTTATTCTTCGATGGAAAACTTTCTCTACCGAAGGGTCAGGGTGCTCCACCGGAGGTGTTGGGTAGAAAAATAGTTGGCCGTAATCGCAAAGAATTACCGCTTTTGCACTGGTGTCAGGTGCATAAACTTTCATCTCCAAATCTGGCTTACTCACCCTGCCCCACTTCATGGGAAGGGCAGGTTGTGCATAGT encodes:
- a CDS encoding transglutaminase domain-containing protein; translation: MSSPKQTIYLIFTITFILLNISLNYAQPALPMKWGRVSKPDLEMKVYAPDTSAKAVILCDYGQLFFYPTPPVEHPDPSVEKVFHRRIKILSPEAVNLGNIVIRLRKQEHFREYISEIKVESFNLDENGKVVTSVAKSGDFHMVDVNDHWREMRVACPNVKVGTIIEYYYRILTDYNVSLINWDFENLLPTLHSEFRANIHEALKVNVIQRGVRLLQKYGSTPTNIWSLDSLPALTDEPYSAASCDYADHVILQLAGIHEDYTDEIETDKKGYTSYLRTWGELSKKLIKDHYDDYFKLGYTFQGIIDSLTAGSTTNEEKVEKIYQYVTNNFKWNNTYSYSPTETLPELLESHTGSSGTINLLLEIMLKQAGLDCNPAILKLKGDGKISKLYPVLKEFTDMVVAVNLEGKTLFVDCTDPFRPYDLPNINILNTSALIIKSDTPTWEDIVLPSNAKQKQDVVTEISLGGEVKKMTIQISKSGYEAAAARKSISKRPSVDDYINQQMLVDQAYWVLDSVVCTDLKNIDKPLRIRVFYHSNDKLTASGISYEKPFIDVSSKFNPFVRQVRVLPVDLLVPSELTEVCVIKFPEGYSIKEAPTPTTVLLPNRKGVFITNYFNNGNEATAQRTFVISNPFFMPEEYTGLKNIFDSFVSSSKAMEVVGK